The genomic interval TCAAGTACGCGTCGAGCCGAAGGAGGGCCTCCTCCGTACGAGGGATCGACGGCTCGACCTCGACCTTCACGCGAAAGAGAGCAGCAAAATCCGGATCGGCGTCGAGGAGCGCCGCGTAGAGCGCCGGGGGCCCCACGAGCACGACACGGACCGAGATCGGGACGGGCTCGGGACGCAGCGTCGTCGCGTAGAGGCCGAGCGGCCCGAGCGGATCCTCGGCGCCGAGCCGACGCTCGCGCAGCACCCGCTTCATCCGCTCCCAGATGATCGGGTCGGTCATGAGGTCGACCGCGCGCACGACGAGCACGCCTCCCGAGGCCTTGTGGAGGGTCCCGGGGCGGATGCGCGTGAAGTCGGTGAGGAGCGCGCCGAACCGGGCACGACGCTCCAAATAACCGAACAAATTCGGATAGGTAGGGTTCGTCTCGTAGAAGACCGGGGCGTGCCCCTCCGGGTCCGACTGGACGAGCAAGTTCACGTGGAAGCGGTTCAGGCGCGTGGCGTGCTCCGGATCGTGATCCCGGGCCTCCTTCGCCGAGACCGGCTCCTCTTCGGCCGGGCTTTCGTCGTCCTCGACGAGGTCTTCCCAGTCGGCCGCGAGCGCCTCTTCGACCGCGCGGAGGTACTTCTTGACGTCCTCGCCGGCCGAGGCGAACGCCTTGTGGATCGGCTTCATCCGCTCGGCCACCAACGTCTCGACCGCGGCGCCGATCGCCTCGGCGCGGGCCGCGTCGAAGCGCGCGCTCTCGTTCCTCACCCGCTGTGCAGCCTTCGCGACCTCGGCCGTGAGCCGCTCCTCGGCGTCCGCGAGGGCGCGCTTGGTGGTCTCGTCGAACGCCCCGAACTGCTCCGGGCTCACGGGCTTCCCGTGCAAGATCGGGAACGTCTGCACCCCGCCGGGGACGGCCTTGATGCCGAAGCCCAGCGTTTTTGCCCGCGTCTCGAGGCTCGTCAAGACCTCGCGGTTCTTCGAATCGAGCTCGCGCCCGAGCACCGTCTGCGCGTCGCGCACCTCCTGAGAGTCGGTGATCTCGGGGATGTCGGAGCGGAGCTTCTCGACGAGCCCGCTCACCGCCTCGACGAGCGCCGGCCCGAGCCCCGCAGGGAGCGCGAGCGAGCGCGGCGCCTCCGGGCGATCGAAGTCGTGCACGTAGACGATGTCGGGGGGACGGGCATGGCCTCGGCGAAGCGCTCGGCGAAGCGCACGACGTCGTCCTCGATCATCACCTCGGGCTCGGCCGCGACGAACACGTGGAAGCTCGGCTCGCGCGCCGCCATTCCGAGGGCGAGGGCGCGACGAGCGACGCTCCCGACGATCTCGAAGAGGCCATCGCTCGAGCGCGGCTCCTCGGGCAAAAGCTCCATCGGGGTGTGGAAGGTGAGCTCCTCGGGGCGAACCACGAACGCGTTTTTTCCGTGCCCTTCGGCGACCACGAACGAGTCGGTCCACGAGCGCGGGGGCAAGCTCTCGCGCGGCCGCTCTTTCGTCGCGCCGCCCCGCCCCTTCGTTGCCGACCGTGTGCCTTGGGGTTTCTTCGGGGATTTGGGCTCGGTCATCGCGGACCTCCGACCGTACCAGAGCGCGGCGCGGCCGGACGAGCGAAACGCGGGAGCGCGGCGCCCAGGCGCGATCTCGCGGCCTTCGGCCCCCACCCCAAAAAGGCTCTTTCGCGGAGCACACTTCGCGGTAGCATCCCCGGGGAATGGCTCGATTGATCCTTGCCACACCCGAGGGCCAGCAGGCGATCGAGCTTCGAGGCACGAACAGCCTCGGCCGACACCCGAACAACTCCATCCAGCTGCTCGACAAGATCGTCTCGAAAGAGCACTGCATCGTCGAGGAGCGGGACGGGCGCTTCGTCCTGCGCGACCTCGGCAGCTTGAACGGCACGTACATCAACGGCGAGCGCGTCCGTGGCGAGCAGCTCCTCAAACACGGCGACGAGATCTCGCTCGGAATGACCCGCGCGCGGTACGACGACGGCTCCTCGCCCCTCGAAATTTCTCCGCAGGCGGTGGGCCCGGGTGCGGTGCTCCACCCCGGCGTCGCCCCTCAACAGACGGCGCCCCAAGGCTATGGCGCGCCGCCGCCGCGTCCCCCGATGCCGTCGCAGCCGAACCCGGGCGCGGTGTCGGGCAAGTCCGGCCCCTGGCAAGCCCAACAGCCTCCGCCGATGCCTCAGGGGAGGCCTCCTTACCCCGGGCAGCCGGGCATGCCCATGCAGCACCACCCCCAAGGCCCCGGCGGAACGAGCCCGATGGGCCCTCCGGGTCCCGTCGGTCCGCCGTCGCAGGCGCAGGGGGCGCAGGCGTTCGGGTACGCCCCTCCCCCTCCTCCGAATCGTCCCGCCTTCAAGACACGGGTCGACGTGCTCGACTCGTCGGCGCGCCAAATCGGAACGCAGATCGCCGCCCTCCAGAAGGGCTTTCTCCCGTTCGACCAGGTCTCGCACGACCCGGGTCAGCTGCGCGTCGACTACGAGCGCCTTCGCCTCACGTGGGAGCTCACCCGAGACATCGGGCTCGAGCGCGACCTGGAGAAGCTCCTCCAGAAGATCCTGCTCTCTCTCTTCAAGTTCGTGAAGGCCGACCGCGGCGTCATTCTCCTCAAGGAGAGCGACGGCTCGCTGCAGGCACGCGCCGCCCACCGCCGAGACGGGACCGACAAACCCATCGAGGTCTCGTCCACGATCCTGAACCACGTCATCTCCGAGCGCGCGGGTGTGCTCACCCACGACGCCTCCATGGACTTCGCCGGCGCCAAAGGCAAGTCCATGATCTTGAACCGTATTTCGAGCGCGATCGTGGTCCCGCTGCTGCACGACGACGACGTCCTCGGCGCGCTCTGGCTCGACTCGGAGATGCTCGCGCAGTTCCAACAGAAGGACCTCGAGCTCATCACCGCCGTGGGCAACCAGGCGGCGATGTTCATCGAGAACACGCTGCTCGCGAAGAAGATCGAGCAAGAGATCGTGAACCGAGAGCGGTTCTCGCGGCTCCTCTCGCCGAACGTGGCCGAGCGCGTGCTCTCGGGCAAGCTCGAGATCAAAAAGGGCGGCATCTCGATCCCCGAGTGCTCCGTGTTCAACAGCGACATCCGCGGGTTCACGAGCATGAGCGAGGGGGCACCCGCCGGCGCCATCCTCGACCTCTTGAACGAGTACTTCGAGCAGATGGTCGAGCAGATCTTCCGCTACGAGGGCACGCTCGACAAGTTCATGGGCGACGGGATCATGGCCTTCTGGGGCGCTCCGGTCGCTCAGCAAGACGACGCCGTCCGCAGCGTCCAGTGCGCCCTCGACCAGATGGAGGCGCTCGGCCGCTTCAACCGAAAGCTGGTCGAACAGGATCACCCGCCGCTCGCCGTGGGCATCGGTATCCACACGGGTCCGCTCGTCGCCGGCTACGTCGGCAGCTCGAAGGCGCTCAGCTACACGGTCATCGGCGACACCGCGAACACGAGCGCGCGCCTCTGCGGGATCGCGGCGGCCGGCCAGATCATCGTGAGCGAGAGCACCCTCGCCAAGCTCGGCTCTCGTTTCGAGGTCGACGAGCTTCCTCCCGCGCAGCTCAAGGGCAAAGAGAAGCCCCTCCGCATCTTCAACATCAAGCGCGAACGTCGGCACTGACTCGGTCTGATCCCGCGGCCGGTGGCGCCCACGACGGGGGCTCGTGCTTCGTGGAACCTTCCCTCTCCGGAGCTCGCCCGTGCTCGCGCGGTTGGGCAAGAGGGCACGCTCGGGCATCCCACGAGGCTGCGCGCCACGTGCGGGCTCGACCGTGAGGCCTGCCCGCACGCGCCCGGAAACGAAAAAGGGAGCCCCTTTCGGAGGCTCCCTTCGTCGTTTGTTGCGGGGCGGACGGGACTCGAACCCGCGGCCTCCGGCGTGACAGGCCGGCGTTATAACCGACTTAACTACCGCCCCTAAACGGACCAATCAGCAAGACAAGCGAACAAAGAAAAAGAGAAGAGGAAGGCGAAGGAGAGAAGAAAAAAGGAGCATCCCGTGAGAGTGCTCCTTCTTCCGTGGTTGCGGGGCGGACGGGACTCGAACCCGCGGCCTCCGGCGTGACAGGCCGGCGTTATAACCGACTTAACTACCGCCCCTAAGATGGCCGTACAACCTACGCTCGAGAACTGCTTTTGCCCGAAATTCGTGGTGGGCGGGACAGGTCTCGAACCTGCGACATCCGGCTTGTAAGGCCAGCGCTCTACCACTGAGCTACCCGCCCGAACCGGACACCGCGGCTTTTAAGACTCTTCGGCCCTCGGGTCAACACAAAACGAACGGAGGTCCCGATTCCGCACCGGAGCCCGCGGAATGCCCGTGGGCTTCTCGGGCCACGGCCGAGCGGCTATCACTGGATCATGCTCGACAAAGACACCTCGAAGCGCCGGTTCAAGGGGATGCTCGCGCGCGTATTTTCGGACGCGGAGGTCGACGCGTCGGAGGCCGACGAGATCCGCGGCTTCCTCGGCTCCGGCGAGCTGTCCCCGGACGAGGTGTCCCAGGTGATCATGGACTTCGTCCAGACGACGTGGCGGGTCACGGTGGCCGACAGCGAGATCTCCGACAAGGAGCGGAAGCGGCTCAAGGAAATCGTGCGCGTGCTCGAGATCCCGCAGTCGTCGCTCCCCCCGGCGTGGGCCCAGGCGATCCTCGAATAGGCCCATAGGGAAGCTCGTGCGTGCGCGCTGTGGTAACCCTTCGCCATGGACGAGATCGTCACGAAGGGCGCCGTCGAGCTCGCCGCGTTGCTCCGCCGGCGCGAGGTGTCGAGCGAGGAGGTCGTGGGCGCGT from Myxococcales bacterium carries:
- a CDS encoding AAA family ATPase, which translates into the protein MDRLVRGRRRARKKRVRGSPRGAHLPHPDGAFARGAALERWPLRDRRERRSSRPRPRNGGARAELPRVRRGRARGDDRGRRRALRRALRRGHARPPDIVYVHDFDRPEAPRSLALPAGLGPALVEAVSGLVEKLRSDIPEITDSQEVRDAQTVLGRELDSKNREVLTSLETRAKTLGFGIKAVPGGVQTFPILHGKPVSPEQFGAFDETTKRALADAEERLTAEVAKAAQRVRNESARFDAARAEAIGAAVETLVAERMKPIHKAFASAGEDVKKYLRAVEEALAADWEDLVEDDESPAEEEPVSAKEARDHDPEHATRLNRFHVNLLVQSDPEGHAPVFYETNPTYPNLFGYLERRARFGALLTDFTRIRPGTLHKASGGVLVVRAVDLMTDPIIWERMKRVLRERRLGAEDPLGPLGLYATTLRPEPVPISVRVVLVGPPALYAALLDADPDFAALFRVKVEVEPSIPRTEEALLRLDAYLMAMAHERSWGKFDRAARARLLDLAARLSGDRERLSLTLSPLEETAAFASAIAHARALGLDGGDDVGPASLAPLRAKAASRGAPPVEAVTTVEDVDAAWRERRERLGSAERHIRELTLRGEIALETDGYRVGVVNGLSVFTAGDVEFGQPMRITSVVALGREGIIDVEREAQLGGAIHTKGVAILRGYLGKMFGQERPLSLRAQLAFEQSYGEIDGDSASSTELYSLLSTLAEIPVDQGIAVTGSVNQLGEVQAIGGVCAKIEGFFDLCVARGLTGRQGVMLPKANLPHLVLRDDVTRAVLEGKFHLHAIETVSQGIEVLTGVPAGARDPHGRFPAGSVFGRVERRVIEIAERLREAEGGRVPASPASMEDVSAVDLGGDEVDFRGGRGG
- a CDS encoding FHA domain-containing protein: MARLILATPEGQQAIELRGTNSLGRHPNNSIQLLDKIVSKEHCIVEERDGRFVLRDLGSLNGTYINGERVRGEQLLKHGDEISLGMTRARYDDGSSPLEISPQAVGPGAVLHPGVAPQQTAPQGYGAPPPRPPMPSQPNPGAVSGKSGPWQAQQPPPMPQGRPPYPGQPGMPMQHHPQGPGGTSPMGPPGPVGPPSQAQGAQAFGYAPPPPPNRPAFKTRVDVLDSSARQIGTQIAALQKGFLPFDQVSHDPGQLRVDYERLRLTWELTRDIGLERDLEKLLQKILLSLFKFVKADRGVILLKESDGSLQARAAHRRDGTDKPIEVSSTILNHVISERAGVLTHDASMDFAGAKGKSMILNRISSAIVVPLLHDDDVLGALWLDSEMLAQFQQKDLELITAVGNQAAMFIENTLLAKKIEQEIVNRERFSRLLSPNVAERVLSGKLEIKKGGISIPECSVFNSDIRGFTSMSEGAPAGAILDLLNEYFEQMVEQIFRYEGTLDKFMGDGIMAFWGAPVAQQDDAVRSVQCALDQMEALGRFNRKLVEQDHPPLAVGIGIHTGPLVAGYVGSSKALSYTVIGDTANTSARLCGIAAAGQIIVSESTLAKLGSRFEVDELPPAQLKGKEKPLRIFNIKRERRH